The DNA region AGATTAATGGGTAACATAATGTTTACTGGCTCATATTTAATTTGATACGTTTGCTACTCTGGATGTAATCAGCTCCGACAGTCGACTAAGAGCGAATAGCCGACTGCACTTGGAGCTAAAGAGCGACTTGTTAGATGCGCATAAACCAATAAGGAACCTTAGCGCCTTCTTCTCTTAAATTTTCACAACAAAAGCCGATGAACTCGCATGCTGCTTCATGAGCAGTTAGATTATCGGGGATTTTCTCAGCTGCATAAAATGCATCATCCATATTTATAAGCGTTCCTGTTGCAGAAAATATATGGCGTTTATCTTTCGCATCACTATTTAGGGATAAATTGATTGCATTTGTAATAAGTGCAGTTTGAACTTCAGTGATAAACTGAAACTTCTTCCAGTTAAGCTCTTGATTCATTGATGATCTCCAATATTAATTTTAACGCACGCATCGCATGCCAACTCTGCGGCGCGCATTAGCGCGTCCGCCCTAGGGATATACTGCTTTTGATTGTTATGTGTTTTTTGTCTGATTCAGAAGTTGGCTATAACCAAGCTCCATTTTTTCTATAAAACTCTCTCTAATCGTAGGGAAGCCATACACAAGGAGCTCTTTTTCTTGAATTTTAAATAACTTGTAGAGATGGCTTTCTTTCTTATTTGAAACATGTACAGAAGTAAATGGCCTATTTCGTACAATTTCTTTGTTTAGCTCTCTGGCACTAATAATGTTGTATTGGTCTCCAGTTATATCAATGACAATTTCACCTATTTCTAGCCAATAGTGAGTTATTTCATTATTTTTTCCTGTAGCAGCCATAACACCTTTTAACTCAAGTTGTGGCCATAATTTCAGAAAATGGTAGGCAAGAAGCATTGAAGAAAGTTTACAGCTCATAACCGGAAAACAATCTATTACAAGCTTGGTTTTCGATTTATCACAATTTTCAAGCAATTCCCGAAACTTTAATGCTTCTTCTTTTATTTCATTGAATGTTGCCATAAATTTTAAACCCTTAGCTGTACATCACGCTTGTATCAGGAGCGCCCCTTACCTGTATATAAAACAATTTTATAAAAGGCACTGTACACGCAAGGTAAATATTTTTCTGCCTCCTTTTATAATTCCCAGTCAAATTGGTGGTTATATAATTATATTTCAAATGGTTGTATTTAAATAACCTAAATGTAATCGGACAAAACTCATAAAGCAAACAGCCTGATGGTCGCTTGGCCGATCAAACGATAGAGCGTTGATAATTTGATTACGCCAAAATCGCTTGGCAATCATACAGTCTGTATCTGTTGGTAATCACACTAATACACATTATGATTACCTCGTATGGTGTTTGAGCCCCTATTTTTTGAAGGAACTCCCCGCTTTTAGCATTACATCACCTCCTTTTCCTCCCGCTGCTCTGGCGTCTTGCGTTCCCGCTCTGGCTGCATTCTCTAATGCCCCTCCGACCCGAACGCCAGCCCAGCCTAAGGCGCTCATCCAAAATGCGGGTAACACCAGAAACATTGTCCCCATAACGAAGTTAATGATTAGGTCGTCCTGTGAGTTCTGTATCCCGGCTAAATTCCAACTGCTGTGAGTATCGCTATCATACAGAGCACCTAGCAGCCAGCTATCTAACCATCTGGCCAGATCCCACCAAAACGTCAGAAAAATGAGAGCAAACTGTGCGAACGTTACGGTGACTACCGTTTTAATATCATAGGCTGAAAAAACGATGATGAGCGGAATACAGATAATCAGCGCCATTAACAATATGGCTTGAACCATTGGCAACGCCTGTCGCATGCTGTCAAACGCGGGAAATGCGGCAATGCCAGCGAAGGCTTGACCGACCGTTGCAGCGGTACGGCTAGCGGCGTTCGCTAACGTACCGTCGATATTGCCGCCAAAACCGGGATAAACCCGCCCATCTTGCGAAACTTGCATATTTCTTGGGCTGACCAGAGAGCGTAAAACGGCTTCTTCATATTCAGCTTTAGATTGCCCCAGCTTTTTTAACTGCTGCCAGACCGACGGTTGAACCAGTTTTAGTGTCCTATCTTTAATGCCGGTTGTGCTGTCTGACCACCATTGTTTACAGCTTGGATAACCTCCGGTACCGGCATCAAAAAGTCCGGCATCCCGGCTGGTATTGTAGGGCCAAGCGCTGCGGGGAGATCGGGCCCGGTCGGTATCATAATAACCCGGTGTATTCATAAAAAATTGTGACCCGATCCATGACACATCAGTACTTTCCGCTGATTTTAGATTCGATTCACGCATCTTCAATCTCGCTAAGGAAGGTGCATAACATTCCTGAACAAAATCTTGTAGCTCTTGAGCTAGGGTAGGATCGCTGATGCGCGTATGCTGAACTTCAAAGCGGATTTGGCGTAAGTCAGGCTGACAGGGGAGCGTCGAACTGGCTGCGTTAGTGACGCCTTTCGACAGTGAATGAACCAGATACCACCACACCGGGACGGCGGCTGTTTTCCCGCCAATCTCACTGGTTAGCGAGCTATAGCCTGATTCTGATGGTTGCGCTACCGTATAGCCGCACTGTTTTGAGCGGCTGATATCATATTGAATGGTGTTTAAATCAACAGTGATCAGCGGTACGCAGGTAAACATAATGACGATCATCGCCATATATGCCACGTTTTCAAACCAGGTTAGTGCTAGTCCGCCCTGATCGCCTTCATCTGCCCCTTGTCCTCTAGCTTTAAGCCAGACGCCAATCAATTTGGCCAGTAGAGGAAAAGCGAAAATGCCGGTTGATGTAATGATGCTCCAAATACCGTTATTAACGGACCAGCCGAGTAATGTCAGAAAATACTCCAGATAGCTATGGGTTATCATGCAGCTACCCCCGTATTCACATAATTAGTGTATTCGCACAGAACGGCGAGAATAGCGAAACAGACAATAATCTTTGTGAACGTATTACTACGCTCTGGATTGTTTTTGGTTAGCACCAGACGGACTTTATACAGTAACCAAACAATCGCCAAATACAGGACTAGTCTCCAGACTAACAGTGGAAGCAGGACGCTATTTAACTGAGTCATAATATTATTAGTATCAGCACTAAATCGTAGACTTAGCCAACCTATCAGTACCATGGCCATAATGATGCCAATGCTTATCGTGATAAATTTTCCTATTCGTCTGATGTTTGGGATCATTATGGTTCCCCTACATGAGTACTATTCAATTTATTCACTCGGCTATCAACATCATCACTACTTTCAACGGCACGGCCCTGTAACGTATCGCGTAGGGTCTTGCGGTTGAGAATGGTGGTCGCAGCGTTATCTGCCAGTGATTTCCTCATATCCATCTCTAATTTGAGCTGGGTGAGTTCCTGATCGAGGATCTGGGAGGAGCGTCCCAGTGCATCTTGGGCTTCTTTTTCATTGGCGATATTTGGTT from Limnobaculum xujianqingii includes:
- a CDS encoding conjugal transfer protein TraG N-terminal domain-containing protein, producing the protein MITHSYLEYFLTLLGWSVNNGIWSIITSTGIFAFPLLAKLIGVWLKARGQGADEGDQGGLALTWFENVAYMAMIVIMFTCVPLITVDLNTIQYDISRSKQCGYTVAQPSESGYSSLTSEIGGKTAAVPVWWYLVHSLSKGVTNAASSTLPCQPDLRQIRFEVQHTRISDPTLAQELQDFVQECYAPSLARLKMRESNLKSAESTDVSWIGSQFFMNTPGYYDTDRARSPRSAWPYNTSRDAGLFDAGTGGYPSCKQWWSDSTTGIKDRTLKLVQPSVWQQLKKLGQSKAEYEEAVLRSLVSPRNMQVSQDGRVYPGFGGNIDGTLANAASRTAATVGQAFAGIAAFPAFDSMRQALPMVQAILLMALIICIPLIIVFSAYDIKTVVTVTFAQFALIFLTFWWDLARWLDSWLLGALYDSDTHSSWNLAGIQNSQDDLIINFVMGTMFLVLPAFWMSALGWAGVRVGGALENAARAGTQDARAAGGKGGDVMLKAGSSFKK